From the Oryza glaberrima chromosome 5, OglaRS2, whole genome shotgun sequence genome, one window contains:
- the LOC127773039 gene encoding glycine-rich RNA-binding protein GRP2A-like, with protein sequence MSAPWWDNDYNGRTGSDSKGQESRVYVGNLPYRADERSLKDSFANYGAVSSEIAVDSETGRSRGFGFVSFQDSKSASDAIKGMNGQDIGGRNVTVQEAQPRSRR encoded by the exons ATGTCGGCGCCGTGGTGGGACAACGACTACAATGGCCGCACCGGCTCCGACTCGAAGGGGCAGGAGAGCCGCGTGTACGTCGGCAACCTGCCGTACCGCGCCGACGAGCGCTCCCTCAAGGACTCCTTCGCCAACTACGGCGCCGTCAGCTCCGAg ATCGCTGTGGACAGTGAGACGGGGAGGTCCCGCGGGTTCGGGTTCGTGAGCTTCCAGGACAGTAAGTCGGCGAGCGACGCCATCAAGGGCATGAACGGCCAGGACATCGGCGGCCGCAACGTCACCGTCCAGGAGGCCCAGCCGCGCTCCCGCCGCTGA